The proteins below come from a single Afipia felis ATCC 53690 genomic window:
- a CDS encoding flavin reductase family protein — MSHSAELLAMPQPDAGHIEITPSVLYVGTPVALITSLNADGTTNISPMSSAWTLFDRVVLGMTSTSKGRENAVRDPQIVINFPSPDLWPKVEAIARGTGRNPVPPHKEKIGYRFEPEKFEVSGFTPQESTVVRPLRIAECPIQFEAEVVACHDPGGDWPRERPEAFQIIETRVLRVHAHRSVVVPGTSHIDTAKWQPLLYVFRHYFGTGSDLGRTFKAEA; from the coding sequence ATGTCCCACAGTGCCGAATTGCTTGCGATGCCTCAACCTGACGCCGGGCACATCGAGATCACGCCGTCAGTTCTCTATGTGGGGACTCCCGTCGCGCTGATAACGAGTCTCAACGCTGACGGTACGACGAACATCTCGCCGATGTCCTCGGCCTGGACGCTATTCGATCGCGTCGTCCTCGGGATGACATCGACAAGCAAAGGCCGGGAGAATGCGGTGCGCGACCCTCAGATCGTCATCAATTTTCCCTCGCCGGATCTCTGGCCGAAGGTTGAAGCGATCGCGCGCGGGACCGGTCGCAATCCCGTTCCTCCTCATAAGGAAAAGATCGGTTACAGATTCGAGCCGGAAAAGTTCGAAGTGTCCGGCTTCACGCCGCAAGAATCGACCGTGGTCAGGCCGTTACGGATCGCGGAATGTCCGATCCAGTTCGAGGCCGAGGTCGTGGCCTGTCATGATCCGGGAGGTGACTGGCCCCGGGAACGGCCGGAGGCTTTTCAGATCATCGAGACCAGGGTGCTGCGGGTTCATGCGCATCGCAGCGTCGTTGTTCCCGGCACAAGCCATATCGACACCGCGAAATGGCAGCCATTGCTCTATGTGTTTCGGCACTATTTCGGAACAGGTTCCGATCTCGGACGGACGTTCAAAGCAGAAGCATAA
- a CDS encoding FAD-dependent monooxygenase has protein sequence MTSARTLAIAGAGIGGLTAALALNRIGYRIILFEREAHLAETGAGLQLSPNASRILIDLGLEQSLSAAAVAPDAIRIINARSGRETARIPLGDSVRARYGAPYWLLHRPDLQAALLAKVESTPGIELRLGWQFEEVSQDANGVAVMQRRGMSRRGDHAQALIGADGVWSAVRSQVFPDIRAQFTHRIAWRGMIDAAHVPAGFDRHRVQLRMGSDAHLVAYPMADSGKVNLVAIVNDEWRRPGWNETGDAAEIARYFAAWHDDARAMIGAVANWRKWALFEVPVSTFAKDRVAMLGDAAHAMLPFAAQGAAMAIEDAAVLARCIETQSDDLPAAFLRYEHLRRDRVERVQRASHRNGRIYHLKGAAGFARDSAMQLLGGARLLARLDWIYGWRV, from the coding sequence GTGACGTCCGCGCGCACGCTTGCCATAGCAGGCGCCGGCATCGGAGGCCTGACGGCTGCGCTAGCGCTCAACCGCATCGGCTACCGCATCATCCTGTTCGAACGCGAGGCCCATCTCGCGGAAACCGGCGCAGGCCTCCAGCTTTCGCCGAACGCCAGCCGCATCCTGATCGATCTCGGTCTTGAACAATCGTTGTCCGCGGCCGCGGTCGCGCCGGACGCCATCCGCATCATCAACGCACGCAGCGGCCGGGAAACCGCCCGCATTCCGCTCGGCGACAGCGTTCGCGCGCGTTACGGCGCGCCTTACTGGCTGCTGCATCGTCCCGACCTGCAGGCCGCCCTGCTGGCGAAAGTCGAAAGCACGCCAGGCATCGAATTACGCCTGGGCTGGCAATTCGAAGAGGTTTCACAGGACGCCAACGGTGTCGCCGTCATGCAGCGCCGCGGCATGTCACGCAGAGGGGATCACGCGCAGGCCCTGATCGGCGCCGATGGCGTCTGGTCCGCCGTGCGAAGCCAGGTGTTTCCGGATATCCGCGCGCAATTCACCCACCGCATCGCTTGGCGGGGGATGATCGACGCCGCACATGTGCCGGCCGGATTCGACCGGCACCGCGTACAGCTCCGGATGGGGTCCGATGCGCATCTCGTCGCCTACCCGATGGCGGACAGCGGCAAGGTCAACCTCGTCGCCATCGTCAACGATGAGTGGCGCAGGCCCGGCTGGAACGAGACCGGCGATGCCGCCGAGATCGCCCGGTATTTCGCAGCATGGCACGACGATGCACGCGCGATGATCGGAGCCGTCGCGAACTGGCGCAAATGGGCCTTGTTCGAGGTGCCCGTCAGCACATTCGCCAAAGATCGCGTCGCGATGCTCGGCGACGCCGCGCACGCGATGCTGCCGTTCGCCGCGCAAGGCGCCGCCATGGCGATCGAGGATGCGGCCGTGCTCGCGCGCTGCATCGAGACTCAGTCCGACGACCTGCCCGCCGCGTTCCTCCGGTACGAACACTTGCGACGCGACCGCGTTGAACGGGTGCAGCGCGCGTCACACCGCAACGGGCGGATCTATCACCTCAAGGGCGCGGCTGGTTTCGCGCGCGACAGCGCCATGCAGCTTCTCGGCGGTGCGCGGCTGCTCGCGCGGCTGGACTGGATTTACGGCTGGCGCGTGTAA
- a CDS encoding usg protein, whose protein sequence is MALQKAASGTSVSPDFRKQLLGYGLTTAEILYRRPDHHWLLQSYVWQEYDLFPNFPALNAFLEFWRAKLEGPLFAVTVAHSKLIKPAEMRAIDGEFRLH, encoded by the coding sequence ATGGCGTTGCAGAAGGCGGCATCGGGCACATCGGTCAGTCCCGATTTTCGGAAACAGCTCCTGGGCTATGGCCTGACCACGGCGGAGATTCTCTATCGCCGCCCGGATCATCACTGGCTGCTGCAATCCTATGTCTGGCAGGAGTACGACCTGTTTCCGAACTTTCCCGCGCTGAATGCCTTTCTCGAATTCTGGCGCGCAAAGCTCGAAGGGCCGCTGTTCGCGGTGACGGTCGCGCACTCGAAGCTCATCAAGCCCGCGGAGATGCGCGCCATCGACGGCGAGTTCAGGCTGCATTGA
- a CDS encoding VIT1/CCC1 transporter family protein yields MPATPHVERHFLGSETVRDVVIGMADGLTVPFALAAGLSAAVTSAQIIVTAGLAEIAAGAIAMGLGGYLAARTDQEHFASEERREAWEVDNMREAEVAEVRDIFSSYGLTGEALDSVVTALSADKKRWVDFMMRFELGLEKPDPKRAPISAATIAVSYLVGGLVPLVPYMISGDLRTALLYSIVCTGVALIVFGGVKGKLTGISVVKSGFQTLLVGGLAASAAFYLAHLFG; encoded by the coding sequence ATGCCTGCCACCCCTCATGTCGAACGTCATTTTCTTGGCTCCGAAACCGTGCGCGACGTGGTGATCGGCATGGCCGACGGCCTGACGGTGCCGTTCGCGCTGGCTGCAGGTCTTTCGGCCGCGGTGACCTCGGCGCAGATCATCGTCACCGCGGGACTGGCGGAGATCGCGGCCGGCGCCATCGCGATGGGGCTCGGCGGCTATCTCGCGGCCCGGACCGATCAGGAGCACTTTGCTTCGGAAGAGCGCCGCGAGGCGTGGGAAGTCGACAACATGCGCGAGGCGGAAGTCGCCGAGGTGCGCGATATCTTCAGCAGCTATGGACTCACGGGCGAGGCACTGGACTCGGTGGTGACTGCACTGTCCGCGGACAAGAAACGCTGGGTCGATTTCATGATGCGTTTCGAACTCGGCCTTGAGAAGCCCGACCCGAAGCGCGCGCCGATCAGCGCCGCAACCATCGCGGTCTCATATCTTGTCGGCGGTCTGGTCCCGCTGGTGCCTTACATGATCTCCGGCGATCTTCGCACGGCGCTGCTGTACTCGATCGTCTGCACGGGCGTTGCGCTGATCGTCTTCGGCGGCGTCAAAGGCAAGCTGACGGGCATCAGCGTGGTGAAATCCGGTTTCCAGACATTGCTGGTGGGTGGCCTGGCCGCCAGTGCTGCGTTCTATCTGGCGCATCTCTTTGGATGA
- a CDS encoding ArsR/SmtB family transcription factor → MSNVASGNTIAEVASLIGDAARANMLSALMGGQALTAGELARHAGVSAQTTSGHLGKLTEAQLIAVEKQGRHRYYRLASPDVAHAIHALMAVAASGPKRYRPIGPKDEALRLARTCYDHMAGRLAIALADALTGKGYVLLADGAGLVTEEGQRFFCDFGIDLDEAERSKRPLCRTCLDWSERRPHFAGRLGAALLDRALTLGWVGRTHESRALRITRAGEAGFSGTFDLPSDWRTPLPSRGF, encoded by the coding sequence ATGTCGAACGTCGCTTCGGGAAATACGATTGCGGAGGTGGCAAGCCTGATCGGGGATGCCGCGCGCGCCAACATGCTTTCCGCGTTGATGGGCGGACAGGCATTGACGGCGGGCGAACTGGCGCGACATGCCGGTGTTAGCGCCCAGACCACGAGTGGCCATCTTGGCAAGCTGACCGAAGCTCAATTGATTGCCGTCGAGAAGCAAGGGCGGCATCGCTACTATCGGCTTGCCTCGCCCGATGTGGCGCACGCTATTCATGCTCTGATGGCTGTCGCGGCGAGTGGACCGAAGCGTTATCGCCCAATTGGCCCGAAGGATGAGGCGCTGCGACTTGCCCGTACCTGCTACGATCATATGGCGGGCCGGCTCGCCATCGCCCTTGCGGATGCCTTGACCGGCAAAGGCTATGTGTTGCTCGCGGATGGAGCTGGCCTTGTGACCGAGGAAGGCCAGCGCTTCTTCTGCGATTTCGGCATCGATCTTGATGAAGCGGAGCGTTCCAAACGCCCGCTTTGCCGGACCTGCCTTGATTGGAGCGAGCGTCGGCCGCACTTCGCCGGCCGTCTTGGCGCGGCCCTTCTTGACCGGGCCCTTACGCTAGGCTGGGTCGGCCGTACGCACGAAAGCCGTGCTCTGCGCATCACCCGGGCCGGAGAGGCTGGGTTCAGCGGCACATTCGATCTTCCGTCGGACTGGCGCACGCCACTGCCGTCGCGCGGTTTCTAA
- a CDS encoding SDR family oxidoreductase, with the protein MSHTKVALVTGASAGIGKASALALIKAGFTVVLTARRKDKLDEAAAEGAKLGTCLAVPSDMTDPQSIAALFATVKEKFGRLDLLFNNAGVGAPAMPLEDLPFDKWQTVVATNLTAPFLCTQHAFRMMKEQTPRGGRIINNGSISAHSPRPFTVAYTATKHAITGLTKSIALDGRAYDIAGGQIDIGNAATDLTTRMADGILQPNGEKMVEPRMDVQNVADAIVFMATRTLDANVLFLNVMATKMPFVGRG; encoded by the coding sequence ATGTCGCACACCAAAGTCGCTCTCGTCACCGGCGCAAGCGCCGGCATCGGCAAGGCCAGCGCGCTCGCCCTTATCAAGGCGGGCTTCACGGTGGTGCTGACAGCACGCCGCAAGGACAAGCTCGACGAAGCCGCGGCCGAGGGAGCCAAGCTCGGCACATGTCTCGCTGTGCCCTCCGACATGACCGACCCGCAATCTATCGCCGCGTTGTTCGCGACCGTGAAGGAAAAATTCGGACGGCTCGATCTGCTGTTCAACAACGCAGGCGTCGGCGCGCCAGCGATGCCGCTGGAGGATCTGCCGTTCGACAAATGGCAGACGGTGGTTGCGACAAACCTCACCGCGCCGTTCCTGTGCACGCAGCATGCCTTCCGCATGATGAAGGAGCAGACCCCGCGCGGCGGCCGCATCATCAACAACGGATCGATCTCGGCGCATTCGCCGCGCCCGTTCACCGTCGCCTACACCGCGACCAAACACGCCATCACCGGCCTGACAAAATCGATCGCGCTCGACGGCCGCGCCTACGACATCGCGGGCGGACAGATCGACATCGGCAACGCCGCGACCGATCTCACCACGCGCATGGCCGACGGCATTTTGCAGCCGAACGGCGAGAAGATGGTCGAACCGCGCATGGACGTGCAGAACGTCGCCGACGCCATCGTGTTCATGGCAACGCGAACGCTGGACGCCAATGTGCTGTTCCTGAACGTGATGGCGACCAAGATGCCATTCGTCGGACGGGGATAA
- a CDS encoding competence/damage-inducible protein A, with the protein MTEIVTAGILVIGDEILSGRTKDKNIGFIAEYLTNLGIDLKEVRIVADDEDDIVAALNAVRERYDYVFTTGGIGPTHDDITADSVAKAFGVGIDHHPSVVARFKERFGDALNEARLRMARIPDGAELIESATILAPGFKLGNVVVMAGVPSIMQAMMDIIAPKLRTGRRMLSDSVRADAKEGDIGSPLREIAAAHPDTSIGSYPFIDDDGKPNTNVVVRSRDQDKLAAAMADVKAMLATLHGSKNPVQ; encoded by the coding sequence ATGACCGAGATCGTCACGGCCGGCATTCTGGTGATCGGCGATGAAATTCTCTCCGGCCGGACCAAGGACAAGAACATCGGCTTCATCGCCGAGTATCTCACCAATCTCGGCATCGACCTGAAAGAGGTCCGCATCGTCGCCGACGACGAGGACGACATTGTCGCGGCGCTCAACGCGGTGCGCGAGCGCTACGATTATGTATTCACCACCGGCGGCATCGGCCCGACGCATGACGACATCACCGCCGACAGCGTGGCAAAGGCTTTCGGCGTCGGCATCGATCACCATCCCAGCGTGGTGGCGCGCTTCAAGGAACGCTTCGGCGATGCGCTCAACGAGGCACGGCTGCGGATGGCGCGGATTCCCGACGGCGCGGAGCTGATCGAAAGCGCGACCATTCTCGCGCCCGGATTCAAGCTCGGCAACGTCGTCGTGATGGCGGGCGTGCCGTCGATCATGCAGGCGATGATGGACATCATCGCACCGAAGCTGCGCACTGGCCGCAGGATGCTGTCCGATTCCGTCCGCGCCGACGCCAAGGAGGGCGACATCGGCTCGCCGCTGCGCGAGATCGCGGCTGCGCATCCCGACACCAGCATCGGCAGCTATCCGTTTATCGACGACGATGGAAAGCCGAACACCAATGTCGTGGTGCGCTCGCGCGATCAGGACAAGCTGGCCGCGGCGATGGCGGATGTGAAAGCGATGCTGGCGACGCTGCATGGTTCGAAGAATCCGGTGCAGTAA
- a CDS encoding PilZ domain-containing protein, which translates to MTETRYAPRYRVSKPAMIGSGKNAIACVIRNLSTTGAAIEVENQINIPDSFVMFVSEDDLHLLCHVVWRKDYRIGVAFDWESPMPVD; encoded by the coding sequence ATGACCGAGACAAGGTATGCGCCACGCTACCGAGTGTCGAAACCGGCCATGATCGGCAGCGGCAAGAACGCCATTGCCTGCGTCATTCGCAATCTATCGACGACCGGCGCGGCAATAGAGGTCGAAAACCAGATCAATATTCCTGACAGCTTCGTGATGTTCGTGTCGGAGGACGACTTGCATCTGCTTTGCCATGTAGTTTGGCGGAAAGATTACAGGATCGGTGTGGCCTTCGATTGGGAAAGCCCGATGCCGGTTGATTGA
- a CDS encoding co-chaperone GroES — MKFRPLHDRVVVKRIDAEEKTKGGIIIPDNAKEKPSQGEIVAVGPGGRDEAGKLIPIDLKVGDVVLFGKWSGTEVKIDGQDVLIMKESDIMGVITDGASKKKAA; from the coding sequence ATGAAATTCCGTCCGCTTCACGACCGCGTCGTGGTCAAGCGCATCGACGCCGAGGAGAAAACCAAGGGCGGCATCATCATTCCCGACAACGCGAAGGAAAAGCCGTCGCAGGGCGAGATCGTCGCCGTCGGCCCGGGTGGCCGCGACGAAGCCGGCAAGCTGATCCCGATCGACCTCAAGGTCGGCGATGTCGTGCTGTTCGGCAAATGGTCGGGCACCGAAGTGAAGATCGATGGTCAGGACGTCCTGATCATGAAGGAAAGCGACATCATGGGCGTCATCACCGATGGCGCTTCGAAGAAGAAAGCCGCCTGA
- a CDS encoding zinc-finger domain-containing protein, which translates to MADHIVPHFHNGPGVSVIEIGSREFMCIGANPPFDHPHVFLDLGNDDEIICPYCSTLYRFAGDLAPGAARPAQCVVEDKVV; encoded by the coding sequence ATGGCCGACCACATCGTTCCGCACTTCCACAATGGCCCTGGTGTGAGCGTCATCGAAATCGGCTCTCGGGAATTCATGTGCATCGGCGCCAACCCGCCGTTCGATCATCCCCACGTCTTCCTTGATCTCGGCAACGATGACGAGATCATCTGCCCGTACTGCTCGACGCTGTACCGCTTCGCGGGCGATCTCGCGCCCGGCGCCGCGCGTCCGGCGCAGTGCGTGGTGGAAGACAAGGTCGTCTGA
- the groL gene encoding chaperonin GroEL (60 kDa chaperone family; promotes refolding of misfolded polypeptides especially under stressful conditions; forms two stacked rings of heptamers to form a barrel-shaped 14mer; ends can be capped by GroES; misfolded proteins enter the barrel where they are refolded when GroES binds), with protein MSAKEVKFGVDARDKMLRGVDILANAVKVTLGPKGRNVVLDKSFGAPRITKDGVTVAKDIELDDKFENMGAQMVREVASKSADLAGDGTTTATVLAAAIVKEGAKSVAAGMNPMDLKRGIDLAVEAVVADLQKNSKKVTSNEEIAQVGTISANGDKEIGDFLAKAMAKVGNEGVITVEEAKSLDTELDVVEGMQFDRGYISPYFVTNADKMRVEFDDAYILINEKKLSSLNEMLPLLEAVVQTGKPLVIVAEDVEGEALATLVVNRLRGGLKVAAVKAPGFGDRRKAMLQDIAILTGGQAISEDLGIKMESVTLQMLGRAKKVMIDKENTTIVNGAGKKADIEARVAQIKAQIEETTSDYDREKLQERLAKLAGGVAVIRVGGATEVEVKERKDRVDDAMHATRAAVEEGILPGGGVALLRASEQLKRIKTQNDDQKTGVEIVRKALSAPARQIAINAGEDGSVIVGKVLEKDQYSYGFDSQTGEYVNMVSKGIIDPTKVVRAAIQNAASVASLLITTEAMIAELPKKNSPAPAMPGGGMGGMDF; from the coding sequence ATGTCAGCCAAAGAAGTGAAATTCGGCGTTGACGCGCGCGACAAGATGCTGCGCGGCGTCGACATCCTCGCCAACGCGGTGAAGGTCACGCTCGGCCCGAAGGGCCGCAACGTCGTGCTCGACAAGTCGTTCGGCGCGCCCCGCATCACCAAGGACGGCGTCACCGTCGCCAAGGACATCGAGCTTGACGACAAGTTCGAGAACATGGGCGCCCAGATGGTGCGCGAAGTGGCTTCGAAGTCGGCGGACCTCGCCGGTGACGGCACCACCACCGCGACCGTTCTCGCCGCCGCCATCGTGAAGGAAGGCGCCAAGTCGGTTGCCGCCGGCATGAACCCGATGGACCTCAAGCGCGGCATCGACCTCGCTGTGGAAGCCGTCGTCGCGGACCTGCAGAAGAACTCCAAGAAGGTCACCTCGAACGAGGAGATCGCCCAGGTCGGTACCATCTCGGCCAACGGCGACAAGGAAATCGGCGACTTCCTCGCCAAGGCGATGGCCAAGGTCGGCAACGAAGGCGTCATCACCGTTGAAGAAGCCAAGTCGCTCGACACCGAACTCGACGTCGTCGAGGGCATGCAGTTCGACCGCGGCTACATCTCGCCCTACTTCGTCACCAACGCCGACAAGATGCGCGTTGAATTCGACGACGCCTACATCCTCATCAACGAGAAGAAGCTCTCCTCGCTGAACGAAATGCTGCCGCTGCTCGAAGCCGTCGTGCAGACCGGCAAGCCGCTCGTCATCGTCGCGGAAGACGTCGAAGGCGAAGCTCTCGCCACCCTCGTCGTCAACCGTCTGCGTGGCGGCCTGAAGGTTGCAGCCGTCAAGGCACCGGGCTTCGGTGACCGCCGCAAGGCCATGCTGCAGGACATCGCGATCCTGACCGGCGGCCAGGCGATCTCGGAAGACCTCGGCATCAAGATGGAAAGCGTGACCCTGCAGATGCTCGGCCGCGCCAAGAAGGTGATGATCGACAAGGAGAACACCACGATCGTCAACGGCGCCGGCAAGAAGGCCGACATCGAGGCGCGCGTGGCGCAGATCAAGGCGCAGATCGAGGAGACCACCTCGGACTACGACCGCGAGAAGCTGCAGGAACGTCTCGCCAAGCTCGCGGGCGGCGTCGCGGTGATCCGCGTCGGCGGCGCGACCGAGGTTGAAGTGAAGGAGCGCAAGGATCGCGTTGATGACGCGATGCATGCGACCCGCGCTGCGGTGGAAGAAGGCATCCTGCCGGGTGGCGGCGTCGCCTTGCTCCGCGCGTCCGAGCAGCTCAAGCGCATCAAGACCCAGAACGACGACCAGAAGACCGGCGTCGAGATCGTCCGCAAGGCGCTCTCCGCTCCGGCCCGCCAGATCGCCATCAACGCGGGCGAGGACGGCAGCGTCATCGTCGGCAAGGTGCTCGAGAAGGATCAGTATTCGTACGGCTTCGACTCGCAGACCGGCGAATACGTCAACATGGTCTCGAAGGGCATCATCGACCCGACCAAGGTCGTGCGCGCCGCGATCCAGAACGCAGCCTCGGTTGCTTCGCTCCTGATCACCACGGAAGCGATGATCGCCGAACTGCCGAAGAAGAACTCGCCTGCTCCGGCCATGCCGGGCGGCGGCATGGGCGGCATGGATTTCTGA
- a CDS encoding glycosyltransferase family 25 protein yields the protein MPVAAIPDHMSITAYLINLDRSPDRLVRMQARFDEIGADFVRIPAVDGKTLNDAARKAACVPHKAWLPLTASEIGCFLSHRACWQQIADGPAPYGCVFEDDMLLAPRLRDFLADRSWIPADAEIVKIEEGHNRVWLDMPLCDVTAGFRLGRLRSTHYRAGAYIVSRDAARRLLAMTERFGLPVDLFLFDAAVGEPSRFVIYQLLPALAEQEKGAALEVKGGGGTIVRSGFRREDEFARQRRRYADELRKLWHRLRGRQRMAVGFDGSES from the coding sequence ATGCCCGTTGCTGCTATTCCGGACCACATGTCGATCACCGCCTACCTCATCAATCTCGATCGCAGCCCTGATCGTCTGGTCAGGATGCAGGCGCGGTTCGATGAGATCGGGGCGGACTTTGTCCGTATCCCGGCTGTCGACGGCAAGACGCTGAACGATGCCGCGCGCAAGGCGGCCTGCGTGCCGCATAAGGCGTGGCTGCCGCTCACTGCAAGCGAGATCGGATGCTTTCTCAGCCATCGCGCGTGCTGGCAGCAAATCGCGGACGGGCCAGCGCCTTATGGCTGCGTGTTCGAGGATGACATGCTGCTGGCGCCGCGTTTGCGGGATTTTCTTGCCGATCGGTCCTGGATTCCGGCGGACGCGGAGATCGTCAAGATCGAGGAGGGCCACAACCGCGTGTGGCTTGACATGCCGCTGTGCGATGTGACGGCCGGCTTCAGACTAGGACGGCTGCGCAGCACGCATTACCGCGCGGGCGCTTATATCGTGTCGCGCGATGCGGCGCGGCGGTTGCTCGCGATGACGGAGCGGTTCGGCCTGCCGGTCGATCTGTTCCTGTTCGATGCCGCGGTGGGCGAGCCGTCACGGTTCGTCATCTATCAGTTGCTGCCCGCGCTGGCGGAGCAGGAGAAGGGCGCCGCGCTGGAAGTGAAGGGTGGTGGCGGCACCATCGTGCGCAGCGGTTTCCGCCGTGAGGATGAATTTGCGCGGCAGCGCCGCCGTTATGCGGACGAACTTCGCAAATTGTGGCATCGTCTGCGCGGCCGCCAGCGCATGGCGGTCGGTTTCGATGGATCTGAAAGCTGA
- the gpt gene encoding xanthine phosphoribosyltransferase produces MSEETARKPFPVSWDQFHRDARALAWRLNGAGPFQALVAVTRGGLVPAAIVAREIGLRVIDTLCVASYDHTTQGEMQVLKGLSDAIMKVGGEGGKGLLIVDDLVDTGKTARVVRQIAPKAHIAAVYAKPMGKPLVDTFITEVSQDTWIFFPWDTGLSFQPPIRDGAA; encoded by the coding sequence ATGAGTGAAGAAACCGCGCGCAAACCGTTTCCCGTTTCATGGGATCAGTTTCACCGCGACGCCCGTGCGCTGGCGTGGCGGCTCAACGGCGCGGGTCCGTTTCAGGCACTGGTGGCGGTGACGCGCGGCGGCCTCGTGCCGGCGGCGATCGTCGCGCGCGAGATCGGCCTGCGGGTGATCGATACGCTGTGCGTGGCGAGCTACGACCACACCACGCAGGGCGAGATGCAGGTTCTGAAAGGCCTCTCGGATGCGATCATGAAAGTCGGCGGAGAGGGCGGCAAGGGCCTGTTGATCGTCGACGATCTCGTCGATACCGGCAAGACCGCGCGCGTCGTCCGCCAGATCGCGCCGAAGGCGCATATCGCCGCCGTCTACGCCAAGCCGATGGGCAAGCCGCTGGTCGATACCTTCATCACCGAAGTCTCGCAGGACACCTGGATTTTCTTCCCCTGGGACACCGGGCTGTCGTTCCAGCCACCGATCCGCGACGGCGCGGCGTGA
- a CDS encoding alpha/beta fold hydrolase, whose protein sequence is MPSFHNGSVEIAYIDEGEGDPIFLVHGFGSTAGVNWVYPGWVSALTKAGRRVVALDNRGHGASSKLYDRAEYSLDIMAGDVRALMDHLNIERADIMGYSLGSRISCRVALHHPERLRSLIIGGLGYGLIEGGGPGEDVALALEAPSLEDVTDPMGRMFRAFADQTRSDRRALVACLRGSRQWLTPEQAASIKLPTLIAVGTKDDVGGSAEKLHQVMTHAEVLDIPDRDHMRAVGDRVYKEGVLAFLDRQG, encoded by the coding sequence ATGCCGAGCTTCCACAACGGCTCCGTCGAGATCGCTTACATCGATGAAGGCGAGGGCGATCCCATCTTTCTCGTTCACGGCTTCGGTTCGACCGCGGGCGTCAACTGGGTTTATCCCGGCTGGGTCTCGGCGCTGACCAAAGCGGGGCGGCGCGTAGTCGCGCTCGACAATCGCGGGCATGGCGCATCAAGCAAACTCTACGACCGCGCGGAGTATTCGCTCGATATCATGGCGGGCGACGTGCGCGCGCTGATGGATCACCTCAACATCGAGCGCGCCGACATCATGGGCTATTCGCTCGGCTCGCGCATTTCGTGCAGGGTGGCGCTTCATCATCCCGAGCGGCTCCGTTCGCTGATCATCGGCGGCCTCGGCTATGGCCTGATCGAAGGCGGTGGTCCCGGTGAGGACGTGGCGCTGGCGTTGGAAGCGCCGTCGCTCGAGGACGTGACCGACCCGATGGGCCGCATGTTCCGCGCCTTCGCTGATCAGACCCGCTCCGACCGCCGCGCGTTGGTGGCGTGCCTGCGCGGCTCGCGGCAATGGCTGACGCCGGAGCAGGCGGCATCGATCAAGTTGCCGACGCTGATCGCCGTCGGCACCAAGGACGATGTCGGCGGTTCGGCGGAAAAGTTGCATCAGGTCATGACTCACGCCGAAGTGCTCGACATCCCGGATCGCGACCACATGCGGGCCGTGGGTGATCGTGTTTACAAAGAGGGCGTATTGGCCTTTTTGGACCGGCAGGGCTGA
- a CDS encoding GNAT family N-acetyltransferase, with the protein MDLKADTMTAPDLTGSHVRLRMMRDDDAHTLVRAASDGQLWTLWVTFVPSADTVAAYMKPAMEGAKAGTVIPYVIENIATGEPIGSTRFWKLDRANRTVEIGHTWISASYQRTAVNTEMKLLMLTYAFETLNCVRVQFQTDELNAKSRAAIVRLGAKEEGILRNERIMPDGRVRNTVMFSILDSEWPGVKSNLLARLAG; encoded by the coding sequence ATGGATCTGAAAGCTGACACCATGACGGCCCCCGATTTGACTGGCTCCCACGTTCGCCTGCGCATGATGCGTGATGACGACGCGCACACGCTGGTGCGCGCGGCTTCCGACGGGCAACTGTGGACACTCTGGGTGACCTTCGTGCCGTCGGCAGATACGGTCGCCGCCTACATGAAGCCGGCGATGGAGGGCGCGAAGGCGGGCACGGTCATTCCCTACGTCATCGAGAATATTGCGACCGGCGAGCCGATCGGTTCGACGCGGTTCTGGAAGCTCGACCGCGCCAACCGCACGGTGGAGATCGGTCACACCTGGATTTCGGCCTCCTACCAGCGCACCGCGGTCAACACCGAGATGAAGCTCCTGATGCTGACCTATGCGTTCGAGACGTTGAACTGCGTGCGGGTGCAATTCCAGACCGATGAGCTGAACGCGAAATCCCGCGCGGCGATTGTGCGGCTCGGTGCGAAGGAGGAGGGCATCCTGCGCAACGAGCGGATCATGCCGGACGGGCGTGTGCGCAATACCGTGATGTTTTCCATTCTCGACAGCGAATGGCCGGGGGTGAAAAGCAACCTCCTTGCCCGGCTGGCGGGGTAA